The following proteins come from a genomic window of Nicotiana tomentosiformis chromosome 12, ASM39032v3, whole genome shotgun sequence:
- the LOC104099208 gene encoding crocetin glucosyltransferase, chloroplastic-like, whose amino-acid sequence MKKHHFLVISLPAQGHINPTLQMAKNLARAGARATFITTVYGLKRMNNLPTQERLFYSSFSDGYDDDWISNTDHNDYMNNLKHEGSKNLKNILRKFSDEGHPVTFLVYTILLPWVAVVARDIHVPSAFLVIQCGTAFAIYNHLFNSINGVYSSSVSDITVTPSFPIEFPGLPLFSCNDIPTIVLPNDPHSSVMIPIMREHIQNLENDPNSCVLINTFDTLEEKSMRIVDKMRIFSVGPLVPSAFSDGNDPKDKSFGCELFENPEKNYRRWLDSKPKGSVVYVSFGSIAVLKKEQKEEILHGLLESERPFLWVMRKGKEEVEKGNNYKNEYDDSLLNEKGLIIPWCAQMEVLFHKSIGCFVTHCGWNSTLESLVAGVPIVGCPQFSDQTTNAKMAEEVWGTGVRANAVEELVGREELKRCLEILMGSGEKGEEIKRNVKKWSDLAVEAVKIGGSSHDNLKIFLEGL is encoded by the coding sequence ATGAAGAAGCACCATTTTCTAGTTATCTCTTTGCCTGCACAAGGCCACATAAATCCCACTCTCCAAATGGCCAAGAACCTAGCACGCGCCGGTGCACGCGCCACCTTTATCACAACCGTTTACGGCCTCAAACGAATGAACAACCTTCCAACACAAGAAAGGTTATTCTATTCCTCCTTCTCCGATGGTTACGACGATGATTGGATTTCGAACACCGATCACAATGATTATATGAATAATTTAAAGCACGAGGGATcaaaaaacctcaaaaatatccTTCGAAAATTTTCCGACGAGGGTCACCCCGTTACGTTCTTGGTTTACACTATTCTCTTACCTTGGGTTGCTGTGGTGGCGCGTGACATACACGTGCCGTCGGCTTTTCTGGTCATTCAGTGTGGTACTGCTTTTGCTATTTATAACCATTTGTTCAATTCCATTAACGGAGTTTATAGTTCGTCCGTTAGTGATATTACTGTTACACCCTCATTTCCAATTGAATTTCCGGGTTTACCCCTCTTTTCATGCAACGATATTCCTACTATAGTTTTACCTAATGATCCTCACTCTTCAGTCATGATACCTATTATGAGAGAACACATTCAAAATCTTGAAAATGATCCTAATTCTTGTGTTCTAATCAACACTTTCGACACGTTAGAAGAAAAATCCATGAGAATTGTTGATAAAATGAGAATTTTTTCAGTTGGTCCGTTGGTTCCATCTGCTTTTTCTGATGGAAATGATCCTAAAGACAAGTCTTTTGGATGCGAATTATTTGAAAATCCCGAAAAAAACTATCGTCGATGGTTGGATTCGAAACCTAAGGGTTCTGTTGTATACGTATCATTTGGTAGCATAGCAGTATTAAAGAAAGAGCAAAAAGAAGAGATTTTGCATGGATTGTTGGAAAGTGAAAGGCCATTTTTATGGGTGATGAGAAAAGGGAAAGAAGAGGTAGAAAAAGGGAATAATTACAAGAATGAATATGATGATAGTTTATTAAATGAAAAAGGTTTAATTATACCATGGTGTGCACAAATGGAAGTACTTTTTCATAAGTCTATAGGGTGTTTCGTGACGCATTGTGGATGGAATTCGACTTTGGAAAGTCTGGTTGCTGGTGTGCCTATTGTGGGGTGTCCACAATTTTCTGATCAAACAACAAATGCAAAAATGGCAGAGGAAGTTTGGGGAACAGGAGTTAGGGCAAATGCAGTGGAAGAACTTGTGGGAAGAGAAGAGTTGAAAAGATGTTTGGAAATTTTGATGGGAAGTGGAGAGAAAGGGGAAGAGATTAAAAGGAATGTGAAGAAATGGAGTGATTTGGCTGTGGAAGCTGTGAAAATAGGAGGTTCTTCACATGATAATCTCAAGATATTCTTAGAGGGTTTGTGA